One genomic segment of Coffea arabica cultivar ET-39 chromosome 6e, Coffea Arabica ET-39 HiFi, whole genome shotgun sequence includes these proteins:
- the LOC113695359 gene encoding RING-H2 finger protein ATL33 codes for MSPLTAILSLLVLIAIPALIYAFFFAMNCPRIPLRRPHRQRHHELSSSSSSSSSSSSKEANKQAVEDVCSSGGVKYRKDEEADHEKEYGVECPVCLAGFAEGDYVRRLDDCKHSFHLTCIDKWLSSHSNCPVCRASVPTIRSKQRPKPPPPPPQPDDDFRQGLPDAASLV; via the coding sequence ATGTCTCCTCTCACAGCTATCCTCTCTCTTCTAGTGCTTATAGCCATCCCTGCTTTGATCTACGCTTTCTTTTTTGCCATGAACTGCCCCCGCATCCCCCTCAGAAGACCTCATCGGCAGCGTCATCATGAAttgagcagcagcagcagcagcagcagcagcagcagcagcaaagaAGCTAATAAACAGGCGGTGGAGGATGTTTGCAGCAGCGGTGGTGTCAAGTATAGAAAAGACGAGGAGGCGGATCATGAGAAAGAGTACGGCGTCGAGTGCCCGGTTTGTTTAGCGGGGTTTGCGGAGGGAGACTATGTGAGACGGCTCGACGATTGTAAACATTCTTTTCACCTGACCTGTATCGATAAATGGCtgtcttctcattccaattgtCCTGTTTGTCGAGCTTCCGTTCCCACTATCCGTTCCAAACAACGTCCCaagccaccaccaccaccaccacaaccGGATGATGATTTCCGCCAAGGTCTGCCTGATGCTGCTTCTTTAGTTTAA
- the LOC113694751 gene encoding RING-H2 finger protein ATL52-like: protein MEQQHHGGLEISPLLVGLLGVMAGALIVATLHCIIVCWCCDTESERSPARRRTIPTAPANSAAADYNREQATSSSGSFSNVLPVIITSNYNNSTSKEYSKEDDDICAVCLSEFNVGDEVRVLPECTHTFHGSCIDKWLHSHRNCPLCRAETLPS from the coding sequence ATGGAGCAGCAGCATCATGGCGGACTTGAAATTAGCCCACTATTGGTCGGCCTTCTGGGAGTCATGGCCGGCGCTCTGATAGTCGCAACCCTCCATTGCATCATAGTTTGCTGGTGCTGTGATACTGAAAGTGAAAGATCGCCGGCTAGGAGGAGGACGATTCCGACAGCCCCAGCGAATTCAGCTGCTGCTGATTACAACAGGGAACAGGCCACCAGTAGCAGCGGAAGCTTCTCAAACGTGCTGCCGGTCATCATAACCTCCAACTACAACAACAGTACCAGCAAAGAATATTCCAAAGAAGACGATGACATATGTGCCGTATGCTTGAGCGAGTTTAATGTAGGCGATGAAGTTCGGGTCTTGCCTGAATGCACGCATACTTTTCATGGGTCGTGCATTGACAAGTGGTTGCATTCGCACCGTAACTGCCCGCTTTGCCGTGCTGAAACCTTGCCATCTTGA